One Methanobrevibacter millerae genomic window carries:
- a CDS encoding PfkB family carbohydrate kinase encodes MTLVAIGPVTNDLIIVGDKKESKTGGAVYFQSFVFEEFFDDYIVIVNGSDESLIGEFPDSSKVKLIKKDNTHYFINHYPDINNNDIRIQSSNFADIPITKNDLEGILPDEIDAFILNPLNAYDFPLETVDYLKSFNVPIYMSIQGFLRYPGEKIDEDNYSIALKNSDETEKIISSVEALFLDESEYSILVGENDINDFNISEIIITNGSKGSRIISDKEYKIEAVKCDNVIDSTGCGDTYMAAYISKKLTTKSVLKSANFASKIASDKLSFFGPYKPVI; translated from the coding sequence ATGACGCTAGTAGCTATAGGTCCCGTAACAAATGATTTGATTATCGTAGGTGATAAAAAGGAATCAAAGACAGGAGGTGCCGTTTATTTCCAGTCTTTTGTTTTTGAAGAGTTTTTTGATGATTATATTGTCATTGTCAATGGAAGCGACGAATCCTTAATCGGTGAGTTTCCGGATTCTAGTAAAGTCAAGTTAATAAAAAAGGACAATACTCACTATTTCATTAATCACTACCCTGACATTAACAATAACGACATTCGCATACAGTCAAGCAATTTTGCAGATATTCCCATAACAAAAAATGATTTGGAAGGGATTTTGCCTGATGAAATTGACGCTTTTATTTTAAATCCTTTAAACGCTTATGATTTTCCTTTGGAAACTGTCGATTACTTGAAAAGCTTTAACGTGCCGATTTATATGTCAATTCAGGGCTTTTTAAGGTATCCTGGTGAGAAAATAGATGAAGATAACTACTCCATCGCCTTGAAAAATAGCGATGAAACCGAAAAGATTATATCTTCTGTTGAAGCCCTATTTCTTGATGAATCGGAATATTCAATATTGGTTGGAGAAAACGATATTAACGACTTTAATATTTCTGAAATCATTATTACAAACGGTTCTAAAGGTTCCAGAATTATTTCTGATAAGGAATATAAAATCGAAGCCGTTAAATGCGATAATGTAATTGACTCAACCGGCTGCGGAGACACCTATATGGCAGCATACATCTCAAAAAAATTAACCACTAAATCAGTTTTAAAATCCGCTAATTTCGCATCAAAAATAGCTAGTGATAAACTCAGCTTTTTTGGCCCTTATAAACCCGTTATTTAA
- a CDS encoding cation diffusion facilitator family transporter yields MRIDTHHHHKKAGENLAFVFFMNLAFNIIVIAGGLATNSMAILADCIHDMSDTISIALAWFLERISQRDSSDNYSYGYQRFSILGAVIISVFVIIMAFVILSEAIPRLFAPEGVDAGGMLVVAIVGLIFKSISVWRLHDGETFNEKAILFHQLGDVFEWVAILILSIVLMFWDGAPYLDPFVSIGIALWLIFNLGRNLYKAVQVLLQKTPDNFDVDEFRSSILSIDGINEIDDFHIWSLDGIDSVMTLKVSIDDLKNQSKIKEEIYSISNRYHVVDITIEFD; encoded by the coding sequence ATGAGAATTGATACGCATCATCATCACAAGAAAGCCGGTGAAAATCTCGCCTTTGTGTTTTTCATGAACCTTGCATTCAACATTATAGTCATTGCAGGAGGTTTAGCGACCAACAGTATGGCTATTCTTGCAGACTGCATTCATGACATGTCCGATACCATTTCAATAGCTTTGGCATGGTTTCTTGAACGCATTTCCCAAAGAGATTCATCCGACAACTATTCATACGGATATCAGCGCTTTTCAATTCTCGGAGCTGTAATAATATCTGTTTTCGTTATAATAATGGCATTCGTCATATTATCGGAAGCCATTCCACGTTTATTTGCACCTGAAGGCGTTGATGCTGGAGGAATGCTTGTAGTAGCCATTGTCGGCTTGATTTTCAAGTCAATTTCAGTCTGGAGACTTCATGACGGCGAAACATTCAACGAAAAGGCAATACTCTTTCATCAGCTCGGAGACGTATTCGAATGGGTGGCTATTTTAATATTAAGCATAGTTTTGATGTTCTGGGACGGCGCGCCATATCTGGATCCCTTCGTATCAATAGGAATTGCCCTGTGGCTCATATTCAATCTTGGAAGAAACCTCTATAAGGCTGTTCAGGTACTGCTTCAAAAAACCCCGGATAACTTTGACGTGGACGAGTTCAGAAGCAGCATTTTATCAATCGACGGAATTAATGAGATTGATGACTTTCACATATGGTCACTTGACGGAATCGATTCGGTGATGACGTTAAAGGTTTCAATTGATGATTTGAAAAATCAGAGTAAAATAAAAGAAGAGATTTATAGCATTTCAAACAGATATCATGTTGTAGACATTACGATTGAATTTGACTAA
- a CDS encoding DUF3320 domain-containing protein produces MFANSPNDKIEKEFENLRKELLDLTLRNQLLNFKSRAKTVTILNQTPLNIFQTLVLQQNKMYFVANKKDKKEEKSSVWDHIPFDLSKFSEGNKKLATDLTPNELQKRLYYINNQARTMLQEQGYNILYLAVGFLEWKDKSKPRQINKAPLVLIPVSMERKKVGESFNLEWTGEDIQTNISLKAKLLEAGIELPDFEFKRYGEVIDHYIAQVRHAVERMDSWKVNDNIALGFFSFTKFVMYNDLNPDSWADNVDLTKNELIQAIFNPAKNDVEAFNEEDVDTQLEYSTMYQVLDADSSQIAAIQDVKAGRNLVVEGPPGTGKSQTIVNLIAELLAEGKSVLFVSEKMAALDVVKDRLTSVGLGKFVLELHSHKTRRKKFLKDLQKATTVRAVDTLNIDQTIRKLETLKRQLDDYASVIHRPVFAVNLSAFQLYGMKESADDHFARKNAMMPLVRFSNPESISLKDLDDIILGLESVAELYQTISKENPWSKCEPKSLLPADLREIEILINDTLTSLDAFLVERGRVYDIYGIKKPDTLNEFKKSLSAFDIIKSQNSELIDAKILKSGAWERNNDDAYRIIQQLDRYQKVAGILDKFNPGIYHVNIDALIYQLNEQSHKKLRFFKGKQHVELVERYYRVPVSDDINSIINDLKYAKVAIGLKKNLEANEALAKQYFGDYWHLNADINDLKSIAQWMTQFTALTREGIFSQNTVDILSKDLFEINPERDLVDYIDSGNEFSNDLDKLKSKLNPRSKLIFKKGANDVTFEEWQTQLYNWRGQLSSLHLWSQYLNTKNSLKGTSADLFVDSIEKRNIKKDDVKALVEGNFADSLLNILFVENQELATFIGELHENRIREFKDLDKKILVLNRKRIFHKLNSNIPQIFGATENPQAKVLAGEFTRKSGHLPVRKLLEKAGGMIKQIKPCFMMSPLSVAQYLDPTNEELQFDVVIFDEASQVKPEDALGAFMRGKTAVVMGDTQQLPPTSFFDQMASGESDEEEATSLDMESILHLCKLSFPVKMLKWHYRSRHESLINVSNREFYDNELLVYPSPSHNDEELGLKFHYNPNTAYERGSSSANPKEAEDVVEAIFDHFDRYGDTKSLGVGTFSVAQKNAILEKLEEKRRERPELEPLFSENKDERFFVKNLETIQGDERDVILISVGYGFDDDKKMSLNFGPLNQDGGERRLNVLITRARQKCVVFSNFKASSMKLTANPPHGVRALREFLEYAENLTIGAHTHEEHSSAPFEDAIASFLEENGYQVDKQIGCAGFRVDLAIVDEENPGKYILGITTDGKMYASSKVARDRDRLREQVLEGLGWKLYHLWSTDWYRNRDLGRKKLLDNIEKSIKQTRKEQEIARKKEEERRIEAEKRAEELRKQREKELEEQRRKEEEAKMAMLGDDIEVIPPDGLDFDDDIIFVSKDSEDDFDHDDDLEFVEESPSQFVEVIEEINDDVVEESPSEFIEMDEDFSAFDDFVFAADKKDSPKVKDESESINDDKVDSDDDKDVDSSEPINDDKDMDSSEPVNDDEDELDDEKPIDLSDDSVKDEISDFLKEDDEDIDEDESVEEESVELDEDETVEEDSVELDEDETVEEVPDELEVDEETPDDLEESEEFDVDKIIDELSDDEPIEEDDGVDDEDTFESDEDDSEDVQHKDEGTAEEGQEEEIDEESETPKVKFGSTISKAAGGGILSTIKNKFSIFNHDEDDLEDIDDLDQIIKDKIDEDDFIYVDHSDDEEIIEDDLTEDIDESDEDLDDEPVEEEVNEAIDDEEPADEEVNGVVEEESIEQVEEPAVEEEPIEEEINEPIVEEPVEEEVNEPIVEEPVEEEVIDIIPDKKETKETPKVKFSTSTDSIDLNDVPAKEEIINDKTPDSDFDDEYVYVGNDDEINVSNDEINDDILAKEEPINDEKIDLDSDDKYVYVDHSDDEIEESPEINEDIPEADEINEDENVDLGSDDDYIYVDHSNDEESTIEQVDENEPPVVEVNPIKNLFGDRKPKNPNGLSESRISEAIRGTTRIDLTKEEVKTVHSEVIDEDVIEHRPAPSDEDVVEAEIITPGSKISNDDYEEVIDENPVNVVFKRNVDGVSDMKPSKQVKLDSIIDEAFQSNPEGSFEDEDITNLASAIVSSAFDEVISDALNEKDDENTQVQKDNYENNEAKNQNDDAYEEDTQKVYAPSTSPDGVTYYEGINDVNSPLRKNNLYYDEDRNRNKSVKDSIKSGIRDIKYIKKSLEEIENPTQVGYVSVVDRTAEYNEDDYLTPVQDYEGEEYVPEDEGLTFAEEEELRYERELQMEKLKKELSSDKDTIVTVHEEERREVKKDQALEDIIQIADEDYKEIEKERFKSNNTLKAFDDNKLPKRGNIEDEIFEYKFASDFGLNSQDDLFNRPIEDVSKSVSEIVNVEGPVHVDEVTKRVKDSCHIKRAGSKMKKQVSKAIKESENSGDIIRIGDFLYDALSNDVVIRKRVKPNIDLISDEEIAKNIETIISHKQSVPTAALTREVSRNFGFKSTSRKTSESIKRVLDSMIADGSVKMDKDMVELN; encoded by the coding sequence ATGTTTGCAAACTCACCAAATGACAAAATCGAAAAGGAGTTCGAAAATCTGCGTAAAGAGCTGCTGGATTTGACTTTAAGAAACCAGTTGCTCAATTTCAAGTCCCGTGCAAAAACGGTCACTATCCTAAACCAGACTCCGCTCAATATTTTCCAGACTTTGGTCTTGCAGCAGAACAAGATGTATTTTGTAGCCAACAAAAAGGACAAGAAAGAGGAAAAGTCTTCTGTCTGGGATCACATTCCCTTTGACCTGTCAAAGTTTTCAGAAGGAAACAAGAAACTGGCTACCGATTTGACCCCGAATGAGCTTCAAAAGAGGCTGTATTACATTAACAACCAGGCCAGAACGATGCTTCAGGAACAGGGTTACAACATCCTTTATCTTGCCGTAGGATTTTTGGAATGGAAGGACAAGTCCAAGCCTAGACAGATAAATAAGGCTCCTCTTGTTCTTATTCCGGTTTCAATGGAGAGGAAAAAGGTTGGAGAATCATTCAATCTGGAATGGACCGGCGAGGACATTCAGACAAACATTTCACTTAAGGCAAAGCTTTTGGAAGCCGGAATCGAGCTTCCCGATTTTGAATTCAAGAGATACGGTGAAGTAATAGACCATTACATAGCTCAAGTTAGGCATGCGGTTGAAAGAATGGACAGCTGGAAGGTCAACGACAATATTGCCCTTGGTTTTTTTAGCTTTACAAAATTCGTAATGTATAATGACTTAAACCCTGACAGCTGGGCAGATAATGTCGATTTAACCAAAAACGAACTGATACAGGCAATATTCAATCCGGCTAAAAATGACGTTGAAGCCTTTAACGAGGAGGACGTTGACACTCAGCTAGAATACAGTACGATGTATCAGGTTCTGGATGCGGATTCATCCCAGATTGCGGCCATTCAGGACGTTAAGGCAGGACGCAACCTGGTCGTTGAAGGGCCACCGGGAACCGGTAAGTCACAGACCATCGTTAATCTGATTGCAGAGCTTCTGGCGGAAGGAAAATCAGTTTTATTTGTTTCAGAAAAGATGGCTGCGCTTGACGTTGTAAAGGACAGGCTTACAAGTGTTGGTTTGGGCAAATTCGTTCTGGAACTGCATTCACACAAGACAAGACGAAAGAAGTTCCTAAAGGATTTGCAGAAGGCAACGACCGTGCGTGCCGTGGATACATTAAATATTGACCAGACAATAAGGAAACTTGAAACCTTAAAAAGGCAGCTTGACGATTACGCAAGCGTTATTCACAGGCCGGTATTTGCAGTGAATCTCTCAGCTTTCCAATTGTACGGTATGAAGGAATCAGCTGACGACCACTTTGCACGAAAGAATGCCATGATGCCTCTGGTTCGATTCAGCAATCCGGAATCAATCTCCTTAAAGGATTTGGATGATATTATTTTAGGCCTTGAAAGCGTTGCAGAGCTCTATCAGACAATTTCAAAGGAAAATCCTTGGAGCAAATGTGAACCTAAAAGCCTGCTTCCGGCAGATTTAAGAGAAATTGAAATACTTATTAACGATACGCTGACTTCCCTTGACGCATTTCTGGTTGAGCGTGGAAGGGTATATGACATTTATGGAATCAAAAAGCCGGATACGTTAAACGAATTTAAAAAGTCACTGTCCGCTTTTGACATTATCAAATCACAGAATTCCGAGCTGATTGACGCCAAGATATTAAAATCAGGCGCATGGGAAAGGAACAATGATGACGCTTACCGCATTATTCAGCAACTGGACAGATATCAGAAAGTTGCAGGAATTCTGGACAAGTTCAATCCAGGCATTTATCACGTTAACATAGACGCATTAATATATCAGCTCAATGAACAGTCCCATAAGAAGCTGCGCTTCTTTAAAGGCAAGCAGCATGTGGAGCTTGTTGAGCGCTATTACAGGGTTCCAGTCAGCGATGACATCAATTCAATAATCAATGACCTGAAATATGCAAAGGTAGCTATCGGGCTTAAGAAAAACCTGGAAGCCAATGAGGCCCTGGCAAAACAGTATTTCGGCGATTACTGGCATCTTAATGCAGACATTAATGATTTAAAATCAATCGCCCAGTGGATGACGCAGTTCACCGCACTTACAAGGGAAGGAATCTTTTCACAGAATACCGTTGACATCTTATCAAAAGACTTGTTTGAAATCAATCCAGAAAGGGATTTGGTCGACTACATTGACTCCGGAAACGAATTCAGCAACGATTTGGACAAGCTAAAGTCCAAGCTGAACCCTAGAAGCAAACTGATATTCAAGAAAGGCGCCAATGACGTGACCTTTGAGGAATGGCAAACCCAGCTGTACAACTGGAGAGGACAGCTTTCAAGCCTTCACTTATGGTCACAGTACCTTAACACCAAAAACTCATTAAAGGGAACGTCTGCAGATTTATTCGTTGATTCCATCGAGAAAAGAAACATTAAAAAGGATGACGTAAAGGCATTGGTTGAAGGTAACTTCGCCGATTCTCTTTTAAACATTCTCTTTGTTGAAAATCAGGAACTGGCCACATTCATCGGCGAGCTTCATGAAAACAGAATCAGGGAATTCAAGGATCTGGACAAAAAGATTCTGGTATTGAACCGTAAAAGGATTTTCCATAAGCTCAACAGCAACATTCCGCAGATATTCGGAGCAACGGAAAACCCTCAGGCAAAGGTTCTGGCAGGAGAATTTACAAGAAAAAGCGGCCACCTTCCTGTTAGGAAACTATTGGAAAAGGCCGGAGGAATGATTAAGCAAATCAAACCGTGTTTCATGATGTCTCCGCTTTCAGTTGCCCAGTATCTTGACCCTACAAACGAGGAACTCCAGTTTGACGTAGTCATTTTTGACGAGGCAAGTCAGGTAAAGCCGGAAGATGCACTTGGTGCATTCATGAGAGGAAAAACCGCTGTCGTTATGGGAGATACCCAGCAGCTGCCTCCGACATCATTCTTTGACCAGATGGCAAGCGGCGAAAGCGATGAGGAGGAAGCCACCTCACTGGATATGGAAAGCATCCTCCATTTATGTAAGCTTTCATTCCCTGTAAAGATGCTTAAATGGCACTACAGGAGCCGTCACGAATCACTGATTAACGTATCAAACAGGGAGTTTTATGACAATGAACTGCTTGTATATCCTTCACCTTCACACAATGACGAGGAACTCGGTTTGAAATTCCACTATAATCCGAATACCGCCTATGAAAGGGGATCATCCTCTGCAAATCCGAAAGAGGCCGAAGATGTCGTAGAAGCGATATTTGACCATTTCGACAGATACGGCGACACTAAAAGTCTGGGTGTTGGAACATTCTCCGTCGCACAAAAGAACGCTATTTTGGAAAAGCTGGAAGAAAAGCGCCGTGAAAGGCCTGAACTTGAACCATTATTTTCTGAAAACAAGGATGAAAGGTTCTTTGTCAAAAACCTTGAAACGATTCAGGGAGACGAAAGGGACGTCATATTAATCAGTGTAGGATACGGTTTCGATGATGATAAAAAGATGTCATTGAATTTCGGTCCTCTAAACCAGGACGGCGGTGAGAGAAGATTAAATGTATTGATTACACGTGCAAGACAGAAATGTGTTGTATTTTCCAATTTCAAGGCATCAAGCATGAAACTTACTGCCAATCCGCCACATGGTGTAAGGGCATTAAGGGAATTTCTTGAATATGCCGAAAACTTAACCATAGGTGCACATACCCACGAGGAACATTCATCAGCACCGTTTGAAGATGCAATTGCAAGCTTTTTGGAAGAAAACGGCTATCAGGTAGACAAGCAAATCGGATGTGCCGGATTCAGGGTTGATTTAGCCATTGTCGATGAGGAAAATCCTGGCAAATACATATTGGGTATTACAACCGACGGAAAGATGTATGCGTCCAGCAAAGTTGCCCGTGACCGTGACAGGCTTCGTGAACAGGTACTTGAAGGATTGGGATGGAAGCTTTATCATTTATGGTCCACAGACTGGTATAGAAACCGTGACCTGGGACGCAAAAAGCTATTGGACAACATTGAAAAATCCATAAAGCAAACCCGTAAGGAACAGGAAATTGCCCGAAAGAAAGAAGAAGAGCGCAGAATCGAAGCTGAAAAAAGAGCTGAAGAATTAAGAAAGCAGCGTGAAAAAGAACTTGAAGAGCAGAGGAGAAAAGAGGAAGAGGCTAAAATGGCTATGCTTGGAGATGACATTGAAGTCATTCCTCCGGACGGTCTTGACTTTGATGATGACATAATTTTTGTCAGCAAGGATTCTGAGGACGATTTCGACCATGATGACGATTTGGAATTTGTTGAAGAGTCTCCTAGCCAGTTTGTTGAGGTTATAGAAGAAATTAATGATGACGTGGTTGAAGAGTCACCTAGCGAATTCATTGAAATGGATGAAGATTTCAGTGCCTTCGATGACTTTGTATTTGCTGCTGATAAGAAGGATTCTCCGAAAGTAAAAGATGAATCCGAATCAATTAATGATGATAAAGTTGATTCAGATGATGATAAGGACGTAGATTCATCAGAGCCAATTAATGATGATAAGGATATGGATTCATCAGAACCAGTTAATGATGATGAAGATGAATTGGATGATGAAAAGCCTATTGATTTATCCGATGACAGTGTAAAAGATGAAATTTCTGACTTTTTAAAGGAAGACGATGAAGATATTGATGAAGACGAATCAGTTGAAGAGGAATCTGTTGAGTTGGATGAAGACGAAACTGTTGAAGAAGATTCTGTTGAGTTGGATGAAGACGAAACTGTTGAAGAAGTTCCTGATGAGCTGGAAGTTGATGAAGAAACTCCGGATGATTTGGAAGAATCTGAAGAATTTGACGTTGATAAAATTATTGATGAATTATCTGACGATGAACCTATTGAAGAAGACGACGGTGTAGATGATGAAGATACATTTGAAAGTGATGAAGACGATAGCGAAGATGTTCAACATAAAGACGAAGGAACCGCAGAAGAAGGCCAAGAAGAAGAAATAGATGAAGAATCTGAAACTCCTAAAGTTAAATTCGGTTCTACTATTTCAAAAGCTGCCGGCGGCGGCATATTGTCTACAATTAAAAATAAATTTTCAATATTCAATCATGATGAGGATGATTTGGAGGATATTGATGATTTGGATCAGATTATTAAAGATAAAATTGATGAAGACGATTTCATTTATGTTGACCACAGTGATGATGAGGAAATCATTGAGGACGATTTAACAGAAGATATTGATGAATCCGATGAGGATTTGGATGATGAACCTGTAGAAGAGGAAGTTAATGAAGCTATTGATGATGAAGAGCCTGCTGATGAAGAAGTTAATGGAGTTGTTGAAGAGGAATCTATCGAACAGGTAGAAGAACCTGCTGTTGAAGAAGAACCGATCGAAGAAGAAATTAATGAACCTATTGTGGAAGAACCTGTTGAAGAGGAAGTTAATGAACCTATTGTGGAAGAACCTGTTGAAGAGGAAGTCATAGATATAATTCCGGATAAAAAAGAAACAAAGGAAACTCCTAAGGTCAAATTTTCCACTTCTACAGACAGCATCGATTTGAATGATGTTCCAGCAAAAGAGGAAATCATTAATGATAAAACGCCAGATTCTGATTTCGATGACGAATACGTTTATGTGGGCAATGATGATGAAATAAATGTTTCCAATGATGAAATTAATGATGACATCCTGGCTAAAGAGGAACCTATTAATGATGAAAAGATTGATTTGGACTCAGATGACAAATATGTTTATGTAGACCATAGCGATGATGAAATCGAGGAATCCCCTGAAATTAATGAGGACATTCCTGAAGCGGATGAAATTAATGAAGATGAAAATGTGGATCTGGGCTCCGATGACGATTATATTTACGTAGATCATAGCAATGACGAAGAAAGTACAATTGAGCAGGTTGATGAAAATGAACCTCCTGTCGTTGAGGTCAATCCTATTAAAAATTTATTCGGTGACAGAAAACCTAAAAATCCTAACGGTTTAAGTGAATCCCGCATTTCCGAAGCCATTAGAGGTACCACAAGAATTGATTTAACCAAAGAGGAAGTTAAAACCGTCCATTCCGAAGTCATTGATGAGGATGTTATTGAACATAGGCCTGCGCCAAGCGATGAGGATGTCGTTGAAGCAGAAATCATCACTCCGGGCTCTAAAATTTCAAATGATGATTATGAAGAAGTTATTGATGAAAATCCTGTAAATGTTGTATTTAAGAGAAATGTTGATGGTGTATCTGATATGAAACCTAGTAAACAAGTTAAGTTAGACAGTATTATAGATGAGGCTTTCCAGTCCAATCCAGAAGGCAGTTTTGAGGATGAGGACATTACAAACCTTGCCTCTGCAATCGTAAGCAGTGCTTTTGACGAAGTTATTTCTGATGCATTAAATGAAAAAGACGATGAAAATACTCAAGTTCAAAAAGATAACTATGAAAATAATGAAGCAAAAAATCAAAATGATGATGCTTATGAGGAAGACACGCAAAAAGTTTATGCCCCATCTACATCTCCCGATGGAGTTACCTATTACGAAGGCATTAATGACGTCAACAGTCCTCTCAGAAAGAACAATCTCTACTATGATGAGGACAGAAACAGGAACAAGTCAGTAAAAGATTCGATAAAAAGCGGAATAAGGGACATCAAATACATCAAAAAGTCCCTTGAGGAAATTGAAAACCCGACGCAGGTCGGATACGTTTCCGTTGTTGACAGGACTGCCGAATATAATGAGGACGATTACCTGACTCCTGTTCAGGATTATGAAGGTGAGGAGTATGTTCCGGAAGATGAGGGACTTACATTTGCCGAAGAGGAGGAGCTCAGATATGAAAGGGAGCTCCAGATGGAAAAGCTCAAAAAGGAACTGAGCAGTGATAAGGATACTATTGTAACCGTTCACGAAGAGGAAAGGCGTGAAGTTAAAAAGGACCAGGCTCTGGAGGACATTATCCAGATAGCTGACGAGGACTACAAGGAAATCGAAAAGGAAAGGTTCAAAAGCAACAATACCCTGAAGGCTTTTGACGACAACAAGCTTCCGAAAAGGGGAAACATTGAAGATGAAATCTTTGAATACAAGTTTGCAAGCGATTTCGGCCTTAATTCACAGGATGACCTATTCAACCGTCCGATTGAAGACGTTTCCAAGTCAGTCAGTGAAATTGTCAATGTTGAAGGTCCTGTTCATGTTGATGAAGTCACCAAAAGGGTTAAGGACAGCTGCCACATCAAAAGGGCAGGCTCCAAAATGAAAAAGCAGGTCAGCAAGGCGATTAAGGAGTCGGAAAATTCAGGAGATATCATAAGAATAGGAGACTTCCTGTATGACGCTTTAAGCAATGACGTGGTTATAAGAAAGCGCGTAAAGCCTAACATAGATTTGATTTCAGATGAGGAAATAGCTAAAAACATTGAAACGATTATCTCCCACAAGCAGAGTGTGCCAACGGCAGCTCTTACAAGGGAAGTTTCACGCAATTTCGGATTCAAGTCAACTTCCCGCAAGACTTCAGAGTCAATCAAGCGTGTTCTGGATTCGATGATTGCGGACGGTTCAGTCAAGATGGACAAGGATATGGTTGAGCTCAATTAG
- the uvrC gene encoding excinuclease ABC subunit UvrC → MSSKITSPENLPKKPGVYIMKNADDEIIYIGKAKNLKNRVMSYFREKLDRPKTQILMSHFDSLEYILTNSEKEALILEATLIKKHHPRYNIQLKDDKRYPYVKITDEKFPRLVITRNVTKNGVYYGPFTDVGSVKRTVKFLKSLFKIRTCRNMDGPCLNSQIDLCYAPCDERISEEEYSEIINKIDLFFQGKYSVIVKNLKEEMTQAALNEEYEKAAVLRDQIASIEEIMEKQFVDLADDDLDQDVIAIAQGKMDIVVIIMPVRNGKITGRDDFLMSASEYDSTSEILSAFIQQYYGYNRHVPKQILLAEDIDDSELLEEWLSDLRGNRVYIKVPQKGVKFRLVKMAQKNAEIIQHQKKKLENSLIELKKYLKLENIPRVIEGYDISNISGEFAVGSKVSFKDAKPNKKMYKHFRMETPGPNDFAMMKELLTRRLKLIETDPEPDLIVIDGGKGQLGMACEVLDEMNLTHIPVIGLAKEFEEIYLPNSKRPIIIPKNNRALHLLQQVRDESHRFAITYHRKLRSKNISQSSLDDIKGIGNKRKMNLLKEFGSVENIKNASFEELMEVEGMSRNAAQNVFDYYH, encoded by the coding sequence ATGTCATCAAAAATCACTTCTCCCGAAAACCTGCCTAAAAAGCCGGGCGTTTACATAATGAAAAACGCCGATGATGAAATCATCTATATCGGAAAGGCGAAAAACCTTAAAAACCGAGTAATGTCCTATTTCAGGGAGAAGCTTGACAGGCCGAAAACCCAGATACTGATGAGTCATTTCGACAGCCTGGAATATATCCTGACGAACTCCGAAAAGGAAGCCCTGATTCTAGAGGCCACACTGATTAAAAAGCACCATCCCCGCTATAATATCCAGCTCAAGGACGACAAGAGATATCCATACGTTAAGATTACCGATGAGAAGTTTCCCCGTTTGGTCATTACCCGAAACGTCACGAAAAACGGGGTTTATTATGGTCCATTCACCGATGTCGGTTCGGTTAAAAGGACAGTCAAATTTCTCAAATCACTTTTTAAAATAAGAACCTGCCGAAATATGGACGGGCCATGTCTCAATTCACAGATTGATTTGTGCTACGCTCCATGCGATGAGAGGATTTCCGAGGAGGAATACTCCGAGATAATAAACAAGATCGATTTGTTTTTCCAGGGAAAATACTCTGTGATAGTTAAAAACCTTAAAGAGGAAATGACTCAGGCCGCTTTAAATGAGGAGTATGAAAAGGCAGCCGTACTCAGGGACCAGATTGCATCCATTGAAGAGATAATGGAAAAGCAGTTCGTCGATTTGGCCGATGACGATTTGGACCAGGACGTAATAGCCATAGCCCAGGGAAAAATGGACATCGTTGTCATCATAATGCCCGTAAGGAACGGAAAAATCACCGGAAGGGACGATTTTTTAATGAGCGCATCGGAATACGATTCCACTTCTGAGATACTTTCGGCTTTCATCCAGCAGTATTACGGCTACAACAGGCACGTTCCAAAGCAGATTCTTCTGGCCGAGGACATTGACGATTCCGAATTGCTTGAGGAATGGCTGAGCGATTTGAGGGGAAACAGGGTTTACATCAAGGTTCCTCAAAAGGGTGTCAAGTTTCGTCTCGTAAAGATGGCCCAGAAAAATGCCGAAATTATTCAGCATCAAAAGAAAAAACTTGAAAACTCTCTAATAGAGCTTAAGAAGTATCTGAAGCTTGAAAACATACCCCGTGTTATCGAAGGATATGACATAAGTAACATTTCGGGCGAATTCGCCGTAGGCTCAAAGGTATCGTTTAAGGACGCCAAGCCCAACAAGAAGATGTATAAGCATTTCCGTATGGAAACTCCGGGACCTAATGACTTTGCCATGATGAAGGAGCTTTTAACCCGCAGATTGAAGTTAATTGAAACGGATCCCGAGCCTGATTTGATTGTAATTGATGGAGGAAAGGGCCAGCTGGGCATGGCATGCGAAGTGCTTGACGAAATGAATCTGACCCACATACCGGTAATAGGCCTTGCCAAGGAATTTGAGGAAATATATCTTCCGAACTCGAAAAGGCCAATCATAATTCCCAAGAACAATCGTGCCCTGCACCTCCTTCAGCAGGTTCGTGACGAATCCCACCGTTTCGCAATTACCTATCATAGAAAGCTTAGAAGCAAGAATATAAGCCAATCCAGTCTTGATGACATAAAAGGAATAGGAAATAAAAGGAAAATGAATCTTTTAAAGGAATTCGGTAGTGTTGAAAACATCAAAAATGCAAGCTTCGAAGAGCTTATGGAAGTGGAGGGGATGAGCAGAAATGCTGCCCAAAATGTTTTTGATTATTACCATTGA